The window TACGCATTATTCGTTCTCCTCTTGTGGTTTGCTTAAAATCATCTCATTCATTGCCCCGCCGCGAACTTGCATTGGGTAAACGTGTTCGGTTTCATCAACGTTAATATCAACAAAGACCAATTTATTTTTAATGCTGAAGGCTTCTTGTAATTTGCTTTCTAATTCATCTGGTGTCGAAATTTGAATCCCCACATGACCATAAGATTCTGCTAACTTCACGAAATCTGGTAAAGAATTCATATAAGTTTGAGAATGGCGGCCAGAGTAAATCAAATCTTGCCATTGTTTCACCATGCCTAAGAAGTGGTTGTTCAAACAAATCACTACAACTGGAATACCATATTGTGTTGCCGTTGAAAGCTCTTGGATATTCATTTGAATACTGCCATCACCTGTTACACAAACCACGGTTGCGTCAGGATGTGCAAGTTTCACCCCTAATGCAGCAGGTAAACCAAAGCCCATCGTACCCGCACCACCTGAATTGATCCAACGACGCGGTAAATCAAACGGATAATGTAATGCAGCAAACATTTGGTGTTGCCCTACATCCGATGCCACATAAGCTTGGCCTTTTGTAATACGATACACCGCTTCCATGACTTGCTGTGGTTTGATGACGCCTGAAGTGCGGTCGAAATCCAAGCATTTTTTCGCTTTCCATTCATCGATTTGTTTCCACCAATCTTCCAAGTGATTTTGCGGACGCGAACCGATTTCTTCACCTAATAAACTTAAGAATTCATCCAATACATTTTTCGCGTTACCTACAATTGGAATAGCCGCAGGTACGTTTTTAGAAATAGAGGTTGGGTCAATATCAATCTGAATCACTTTGGCATTCGGGCAATATTTATCTAAGTTGTTAGTGGTTCGGTCATCAAAACGCACACCAACACCAAGAATTAAATCACTTTCATGCATCGCGGTATTGGCTTCATAAGTCCCGTGCATCCCAAGCATGCCTAAAAATTGTTTGTCCGTACTTGGGTACACGCCTAAACCCATTAACGATGAGGTGACCGGTAAATTTAAACGTTGTGCGAATTGTGTTAATTCTTTATGACAGCCTGCAGCAATTGCACCACCACCCACGAATAAAACCGGTTTTTTAGCCACTAATAATGCTTTTAATGCTTTCTTAATTTGGCCTTTATGACCATTTACCGTTGGATTATAAGAACGAAGCTCAACAGATTTTGGATATTCGTAAGGATATTTTAAAGTTGGATTTACGGTATCTTTTGGAATATCTACAACAACGGGACCTGGACGGCCTGTTGAAGCGATATAAAAGGCTTTTTTCAAGATACCTGGAATGTCTTCTGCTTTTTTAACGATAAAGCTGTGTTTAACCACTGGGCGAGAAATCCCCACCATATCACATTCTTGGAACGCATCACGACCGATTAAGCTACTCATTACCTGACCTGAAATGATCACCATTGGTACCGAATCAGTATAAGCAGTCAAAATCCCCGTAATCGCATTGGTTGCACCTGGTCCTGATGTTACTAACACACAACCCACTTTACCGGTCGCACGTGCGTAACCATCAGCCATATGCACCGCTGCTTGCTCATGACGGACTAAAATATGTTCAATCCCACCAAGGGTATGGATTGCATCATAAATATCCAATACGGCACCGCCTGGATAACCAAATAAATACTCAACGCCTTCGTCACGCAAAGACTGAACCACCATTTCCGCACCGGATAATTTCTTCATATTTTACTCCTAAAACTGACCGTACTTTTATTACTACGATTCTTTGTCAAAACAATGGAAACATCATACTGAAAGAAAACGGCTTGTCCAGCATGAGAAAAGTCTAAAAAAATGAATTAAAAAGCATTAAAAACCAACAAAATCTAAATATTAAGATTTAAATAAAGATAATTAATATAAAAAGCAGAAAATCGTAGTTTTATATGGAGTTTTATAAAAATAAAAATTTTTTATTCTTTTGTTCAAAATTTTGAGCTGGATCACATTTTAAGTGTTGATTTTTCTGCTGAGTAAGGAGAAAGGGAGGGATTATAAGAAAAAACCGCACTTGGAAGCTCCAAAGTGCGGTTAAATTTTAAGAGATTTTTAATTAGCCGTTATAGCGTTTGAACACTAAAGTTGCGTTTGTACCACCGAAACCAAAGCTGTTTGACATCACAGTTTGTAAGCCTGCATTTTCTTTTGTTTCAGTCACGATATTGCAGCCTTCTGCCGCTTCGTCTAATGTTTCGATATTAATGCTTGGTGCAATAAAGTCATTGTGTAACATTAATAAGGTATAGATTGCTTCGTGTGCACCTGCTGCACCTAAAGAGTGACCGGTCATTGATTTGGTTGAAGAAATCGCAGGGATTTTGTCACCAAATACATTTTTGATTGCACCTAATTCTTTCACATCACCAACTGGTGTTGATGTACCGTGTACGTTGATGTAATCAATTGGAGTATCTACCGTTGCCATTGCTTGTTTCATACAACGCTCTGCACCTTCACCACTTGGTGCTACCATGTCGTAACCATCAGAAGTTGCACCATAACCCACGATTTCTGCGTAGATTTTTGCGCCACGTGCTAATGCGTGTTCTAATTCTTCAACCACTACAACAGCACCACCACCTGCAATAACAAAACCATCACGGTTTGCATCGTAAGCACGAGAAGCTTTTTCTGGGGTATCATTGTATTTAGTTGAAACCGCACCCATTGCATCGAATTCAGTTGCACATTCCCAAGATAATTCTTCCGCACCACCCGCGAAAACCACATCTTGTTTACCTAATTGGATTAATTCAACTGCGTGGCCAATACAGTGTGCAGACGTTGCACAAGCAGAACTGATTGAGTAGTTCACACCACGGATTTTGTAAGGGGTTGCTAAACAAGCTGACACACTTGATGCCATGGTTTTAGTTACCGCATAAGGACCAATCGCTTTCACACCGCGTGGACCACGCACTGCATCACAAGCGACTAATTGGTTGTGAGCTGAACCAGTACCTGCACCGATTACAAGACCTGTACGGTCATTTGAAACTTGATCTTCTGTTAAACCTGAATCTTCAATCGCTTCACGCATAGAAAGGTATGCATAAGCTGCCGCATCACCCATAAAACGATACACTTTACGATCGATATGCTCGCTTGGATCAAGTTTGATTGTGCCGGCAACATGGCTACGCATTTTCATTTCAACAAACTCAGGCACGACTTCAATACCAGATTTACCTGCTTTTAATGAAGCTAAAACTTCTTCTTTGTTGTTACCGATACTTGAAATAATACCAAAACCAGTAATTACAGCTCTTTTCATTCTTTATTCCTTATGATTTAGGGGAAATTTAATTCAACTTACAGTTGTTAGCTGAACGCAATTTACTATGAAATGAAAATATTGCAAGCAATAATTCATTTGTTCGACCAGTTAAGTTTTAACCGTCTCAAAATTTCCGTGCTATTATAAAAGAATTTGATAAGGTAAAAAAGGGCTAACACATGTTCACCATTCAGCATGCAAAAATTCATTTTAACCAAGAGAATACGCCTGTTTCGGATAAATTCGATGATGTGTATTTTTCTAATCAAGATGGTTTAGCGGAAACCCATTATGTGTTTTTAGAAGGCAATCAGTTGTGGAAACGTTGGGTTAATTATCAAGAAGCCCATTTTGTTATTGCTGAGACCGGGTTTGGCACAGGATTAAATTTCTTTGCAGTGACCACGCTATTCCGTGAATTTCGTCAAAAGTACCCCAATTCGCCTTTAAAACGCCTTTATTTTATCTCTTTTGAAAAATACCCTTTGCCACTTGATGCATTACAACAAGCCCATTTAGCCTATCCGCAATTTTCTCACCTCGCTCAACATCTACAACAGCATTGGCTTAATCCTATTCAAGGTTGCTATCGTTTTCATTTTGATGAAACTACGTTAGATCTTTGGTTTGGTGATGTGGCTGAAAATCTGCCACAGCTTGGCGATTATATGAATGATAAAATTGATGCGTGGTTTTTAGATGGTTTTGCGCCAAGTAAAAATCCAGACATGTGGAACGAGCAGCTTTATCAGCAAATGTTTCGTTTTACCAAACCACAAGGCACCTTTGCGACCTTTACTGCAGCAAGTGCGGTCAGAAAAGGCTTAGAAAATGCAGGCTTTGATATTACGAAGCGCAAAGGATTTGGTAAAAAACGAGAATGTCTCTCTGGTCAAAAAACGCATGAAAAACTGACCGCACTTTCAGTTCCCTGGTTTCATAGTCAGCCCGCTAATCTAAACGAGCAAGATATTGCCATTATTGGTGGAGGAATTGCTTCTCTTTGTACGGCTATCTCCTTGCTTAAACGCGGCGCCAAAATTACGATTTATTGCGAAGATGAGCAAACTGCCCTCAATGCATCCGGCAATAAACAAGGCGCATTTTATCCGCAACTGAGTGATGATAACGAGCGCAATATTCGTTTTTATATTCATGCCTTTGCCTATGGCCATCAATTCCTACAATGGGCAATTCAGCACAAAATCGAATTTGAACACGAATTCTGTGGAGTCGCGCTTTGTGCTTACAATGAGAAAGCTGAAAGTAAATTAAATAAAATCGCTGCGCTGAATTTACCTTCTGATTTATATCAGTCATTAAATCAAACTGAATTAAGCGAAAAAGTCGGTTTACCGTTGCCTTTTAGTGGAGGTTTTATTCCTCAAGGCGCTTGGCTTGCACCACGTCAGTTAGTTCAACATGCTTTTGCCTTTTTGGAGAAACAAGGCGTCCAGATTAAAACATCACAAAAAGTAACCGCACTTTCGCAAACAGAAAATGGTTGGCAAATCAAAACTGCTGAAAATGAAACTTTCTGCCATGAAGTGGTTGCTTTAGCAAATGGGCATAAACTCACTGAGTTTGAACAAACACAAAAACTGCCGCTCTACCCTGTTCGCGGGCAAGTGAGCCAAATTCCGACATCCGCAAACTTGCTTAAACTCAAAACGGTGTTGTGCTATGACGGCTACCTTACGCCAGTCGATCAAGCGAAATCCAGTCATTGTATCGGTGCAAGTCATGTTCGTGATAATGCGACTCGTGAATTTAGTCTAACTGAACAACAAGAAAACCAACAAAAAATTCAGCAAAATATTCCTGAAGAGTGGACAAAAGAAGTGGATACATCGGGTAACCTTGCTCGAATCGGGGTGCGTTGTTCAGTACGAGATCTCACCCCAATGATGGGCGCGGTTCCGCACTTTTCAGCTCAGCAAACACAATATCAGAATTTGTTTAATTTACGACGTCGTAAACAACCAATAGAACAAGCCGCAAACTACCCTAATCTCTATTTAATCGGTGCATTAGGCTCTAGAGGATTAACTTCTGCGCCACTTTTAGGTGAAACACTGGCTTCCTTAATTTATGGCGAGCCCTTACCGATGAGTGAAGATCTGATTCATAACTTAATGCCAAACCGCAGTTGGGTCAGACGCTGGTTGAAAGGTGCGGAGGTAAAATAAAAAAAGTGCGGTTAAATTTAACCGCACTTTTATCTTTTACATCACCACTACATCAAACTGTTCTTGGTTGTAGTACTGTTCTGTTTTAACTTGAACCTGTTTGCTGATGAACATTTCGATCTCTGGCAATAAACCGTGCGATTCTTCTTTGATTAAGTAATCCGCCACAGCTGGAGAGGCATAAACCACAAATTGTTCGCTCGAGAATAAGTGGTTAACGCGAATGATCTCACGCATAATTTCATAACATACTGTTTCGACGGTTTTCACTCGTCCACGTCCTTGGCAAGTTGGACATTCATCACACAATACGTGTTCTAAACTTTCACGAGTACGTTTACGGGTCATTTCAACTAAACCAAGTTGAGTAAACCCATTCACATTCGTTTTGACGCGATCTTTTGATAGGGCTTCTTCCAAGGATTCAATCACGCGATTGCGATGATCATCGGTTTGCATATCAATAAAATCAATAATGATAATACCGCCTAGATTACGCAGTTGTAGCTGCTGTGCAATGGCTTTAGTCGCTTCAATATTGG is drawn from Haemophilus parainfluenzae and contains these coding sequences:
- the fabB gene encoding beta-ketoacyl-ACP synthase I — protein: MKRAVITGFGIISSIGNNKEEVLASLKAGKSGIEVVPEFVEMKMRSHVAGTIKLDPSEHIDRKVYRFMGDAAAYAYLSMREAIEDSGLTEDQVSNDRTGLVIGAGTGSAHNQLVACDAVRGPRGVKAIGPYAVTKTMASSVSACLATPYKIRGVNYSISSACATSAHCIGHAVELIQLGKQDVVFAGGAEELSWECATEFDAMGAVSTKYNDTPEKASRAYDANRDGFVIAGGGAVVVVEELEHALARGAKIYAEIVGYGATSDGYDMVAPSGEGAERCMKQAMATVDTPIDYINVHGTSTPVGDVKELGAIKNVFGDKIPAISSTKSMTGHSLGAAGAHEAIYTLLMLHNDFIAPSINIETLDEAAEGCNIVTETKENAGLQTVMSNSFGFGGTNATLVFKRYNG
- the mnmC gene encoding bifunctional tRNA (5-methylaminomethyl-2-thiouridine)(34)-methyltransferase MnmD/FAD-dependent 5-carboxymethylaminomethyl-2-thiouridine(34) oxidoreductase MnmC, producing MFTIQHAKIHFNQENTPVSDKFDDVYFSNQDGLAETHYVFLEGNQLWKRWVNYQEAHFVIAETGFGTGLNFFAVTTLFREFRQKYPNSPLKRLYFISFEKYPLPLDALQQAHLAYPQFSHLAQHLQQHWLNPIQGCYRFHFDETTLDLWFGDVAENLPQLGDYMNDKIDAWFLDGFAPSKNPDMWNEQLYQQMFRFTKPQGTFATFTAASAVRKGLENAGFDITKRKGFGKKRECLSGQKTHEKLTALSVPWFHSQPANLNEQDIAIIGGGIASLCTAISLLKRGAKITIYCEDEQTALNASGNKQGAFYPQLSDDNERNIRFYIHAFAYGHQFLQWAIQHKIEFEHEFCGVALCAYNEKAESKLNKIAALNLPSDLYQSLNQTELSEKVGLPLPFSGGFIPQGAWLAPRQLVQHAFAFLEKQGVQIKTSQKVTALSQTENGWQIKTAENETFCHEVVALANGHKLTEFEQTQKLPLYPVRGQVSQIPTSANLLKLKTVLCYDGYLTPVDQAKSSHCIGASHVRDNATREFSLTEQQENQQKIQQNIPEEWTKEVDTSGNLARIGVRCSVRDLTPMMGAVPHFSAQQTQYQNLFNLRRRKQPIEQAANYPNLYLIGALGSRGLTSAPLLGETLASLIYGEPLPMSEDLIHNLMPNRSWVRRWLKGAEVK
- a CDS encoding acetolactate synthase 3 large subunit; amino-acid sequence: MKKLSGAEMVVQSLRDEGVEYLFGYPGGAVLDIYDAIHTLGGIEHILVRHEQAAVHMADGYARATGKVGCVLVTSGPGATNAITGILTAYTDSVPMVIISGQVMSSLIGRDAFQECDMVGISRPVVKHSFIVKKAEDIPGILKKAFYIASTGRPGPVVVDIPKDTVNPTLKYPYEYPKSVELRSYNPTVNGHKGQIKKALKALLVAKKPVLFVGGGAIAAGCHKELTQFAQRLNLPVTSSLMGLGVYPSTDKQFLGMLGMHGTYEANTAMHESDLILGVGVRFDDRTTNNLDKYCPNAKVIQIDIDPTSISKNVPAAIPIVGNAKNVLDEFLSLLGEEIGSRPQNHLEDWWKQIDEWKAKKCLDFDRTSGVIKPQQVMEAVYRITKGQAYVASDVGQHQMFAALHYPFDLPRRWINSGGAGTMGFGLPAALGVKLAHPDATVVCVTGDGSIQMNIQELSTATQYGIPVVVICLNNHFLGMVKQWQDLIYSGRHSQTYMNSLPDFVKLAESYGHVGIQISTPDELESKLQEAFSIKNKLVFVDINVDETEHVYPMQVRGGAMNEMILSKPQEENE